A portion of the Bacillus sp. es.034 genome contains these proteins:
- the yidD gene encoding membrane protein insertion efficiency factor YidD yields MKQVLLAIFKIYQRVISPLKPPTCRFYPTCSHYGVEAVSRFGAVKGGWLTIKRIVKCHPFHPGGIDHVPEEWPRQKDK; encoded by the coding sequence ATGAAACAAGTATTGTTAGCCATATTCAAGATTTACCAGCGCGTCATCTCTCCACTCAAACCCCCTACCTGCCGTTTTTATCCCACCTGCTCCCATTACGGTGTCGAGGCCGTGAGCCGGTTTGGCGCAGTAAAGGGCGGCTGGCTTACGATCAAGCGGATTGTGAAATGCCATCCATTTCATCCTGGAGGAATCGACCACGTGCCGGAAGAATGGCCAAGGCAAAAAGATAAATGA